The nucleotide sequence TGGCCCGCATGGAGAATTCCGTTTGGGGCAGGTTGAGGGTGCTCTTGTAGTCAACAGCGGTGGGGGTAGCTTCGCTCACGGGAGATTTCTTCACACTGAACAGCCGAACATTCCCTATATTGTAGAAACCTATGGGCAAGTCAGCGATATTGAGATAAGTGTAGGAATTTAGGTCGAAGAATCGGGAATGAGAGAGCCTCATTCAGTTACAGACGAAACGGCAATCGAGGCCAACTTTCCATCGTCCCACAACACGTGTCGATTTTAGTACAGTCGCGATGGCGCCGCCGACTATACTGCTTTGGAATTCGAATGCTTGCGCCGATAAGCCCAACCCAATCCACCGGCGATCGCCGTGCCCAATAAGGTGATGGGCTCGGGAATGGGAACAACCACTAATTCAGACAGTTGGAAATTGTCATTGGCTCCCGTTGCAGTAAAGATGAACTGTTGGCCGGACAAGCCAAAAGTAACCGTGGGGGTGTTGGCAGGGGCAAGTAGAAATTGGTCAACACTCAAGACTCCATCGACAAACAGCGTGAAATTGTCATTTTGAGCGCCAGTACCGAGGGGGTTGCTGCCGGTGAAGAAGGTTGCCGATGTGAGTCGTACAGCCTGCTCGAAATCTAAAACCAAAAATTCGCCAGCATTGTCGCTGTCAGGTCCATCAATGACGCTGTCGCCAACCCCAGAGTTAGGCGCATCGCCATTGTCAATACCGAGGCCGTTGGGAGTCGGGTTGACCAATGCCAGACTGGGAGAGCCCAAAGGTCCTAAAAAAGCAGTGGCTACTACGTCCAGAGTTCCGCTAGTGTCGGCAAACGTCACACTTGTTTGGTCGGGCTGCTGCACTCTAAAGTCAAAGGTCAATTGCGCAGCCCGGGCAGTTTTGATAGACATTGGGCTCGTCAGGGCCAAACCAGCGATCGCGCCTATGTATCCTAAACGACAGAAATTTTGAAGTGACATAATCTACGAGGGAGTAAGCCGTACGACAGCATTGTATGCCCAGTCAGCAAAATATTTACGTGCAGAGTGATAGCTTATTCAAAGTTCAGTAAATATACGTACTTTTCGTAGGTGTCTTCCACTAGATATGCCAAGGTAAATTTTGAGCTCTTCGAATTTTAAGTATGTAAGTTTACAAAACACGGATTGACTGTACGGAGTCTCGACTGGGGGCAATCGAAAGAAAATCCTGCGGAGAGGAGCGGCGGTCACAGAGGGTCGCTAAGATTTCGAATAGAGCCCTCGCCCACTTGCGGCGATCGGGGCGGACAAAGGAGGCAGCTTGTGATTCTGACAACTCTTGAAGGGGTTCCCGGCAAGCGGATTGCGGAGCATTACGGTCTGGTACAGGGCAATACGATTCGAGCCAAAAATGTCGGCAAGGATATTTTGGCGGGATTTAAGAACTTGGTCGGGGGAGAACTCAGAGCTTATACGGAGCTATTGCAAGAGTCTCGTCAAGAGGCCACCGATCGCATGGTGGCGCAGGCCCAGCAACTGGGGGCAAATGCGGTGGTCAACATTCGGTTTGCCACCTCCTCGATTGCGGCTGGAGCAGCGGAGTTATATGCCTACGGCACTGCAGTGCGGGTCGAGTAGTCGCGATTGATAGAAGGCTTGGGAAATCGATATGGATGCACTCGTCGGACTGATTGCGTTTGCAATCTTGATGCTGTTAGGGCTGCTGGCGGGCGGCGCAATCGAACGCAAGCACTATGACAATATTCGGCAGCGGGAGCGTCAAACCCGTCACATCCCGATGGTGACCTTTGGTGCAAAGCAGGCTTTGTCTGCCAATACAGAAGGCAAGCTGTTTGTGGGGAGTGTGGTGATTTCCGCCGATTACTTCAAAATTGTGGTGGCGGGGCTGCGCAATTTAGTCGGCGGTCGAGTGATGGTGTACGAGACCGTGCTCGATCGGGCTCGGCGGGAGGCGATCTTGCGACTCAAAGAGCAGGCGGTGGACTGGGGGGCCAGCCAAATTGCCAATGTGCGTCTAGAAACAGCCAATGTGGGCAGTTCCAACAATCAGGGAATTGTGGCGATCGAGGTGGCAGCCTACGGGACGGGGATTCGGCAAGAGCCTGCTAGCTTGCCCCGCTAAGATCGGAGCGGTCGTTTTTTATGGCTCGCCGAGTGGGAAGGCGACAAAGGACTCATCAACAATAGGCTGCGATATTCCCTCATGAACTCAAACTACGTTCCGAAAGACATCGCCGAAGAGGTGAATGTCACACCTATCAATCCTTTGGGCAATTTTGCCTATTTGTTGGGGGTCGTAGTGTCGGTGACGCTGGCACTCTATCTGGGATTGGGTTGGGTGGCCGAGCAATTGGTCGGGCGCATTAGCCCTGAAATGGAGGTGGAGATCGGACGGCGGGTAATACCCGTGCAAGCCTTGGAACGCGCCGATCGCGACGAGCCACGTCTCGACTATGTTGAGGATCTGCTCAATTCATTGCGCGATCGCGATTCTGCGCAGCGAGCCCCACTGACTGTTCGTGTTTTGGACGAATCCATCCCCAATGCCGGTCTGTTTCCGGGGGGGCATGTGGTGGTGACCGAGGGCTTGCTGGATTCGGTGCAGTCGGAAAACGCGCTGGCGTTTGTGTTGGCCCACGAGTTGGGACATTTTGAGGAACGAGATGCCTTGCGGGGACTGGGGCGATCGTTGGTGTTTGTCATGCTAGCATCCGCACTGGGTATCGGGGGTTCGACGGCGAATTCGTCGGCGCAGGTGGTGTCTGTCACCAGTCAGTTAGCGGCATTGAGGCACAGTCGCAGGCAAGAGTTTACAGCCGATGAATTTGCCCTGGCGGCGGTGGTCGATCGCTACGGCCACGGCGATCGCAGTCTCGATTTTTTCGAGCATCTATTAGAGCAGGGGCACGACAAGCGGGTGGCCGACTACTTTTCCACTCATCCCCTCACCCGCGATCGTATCGAGCGGCTGTATCGACTGGCAGAAGAACGGGGTTGGTCGATGTCGGGGGAAGTCGAGCCATTGCCCTACTAAAGTCTGTTCAGGCTTCCTGCGGCTGTCTGACGAGGCTGGCCACAGCATAGATGGTGTAAGCCAGAGAGACGATCGCCACCACCGCTTTAGAAACCACGGCTGGCACTCGTTCCACATCGCCGCCAGTCAGCAAAGTTAGAGCACCTGGCAAGCCACTGGCTGTTCCTAAAAAGGCCAGTACAGCGATGCCAATGGCTGCAGCCAATAATTTTTTGGGGAATTTGGGTTTGGGCCAAGCGGCGATCGCCAATAGCAGGATGGGAATTCCGAATGCACAGGGAATTAGGGCTGTCTTACTGGCTTGCCCGCTGGCAAAATAGCCGATCGCCCCGAGGGCGGTGAGGAACGCACCGTAAATTGCTGAAACGATCGCCATACCTGAGTTCCCGCTGCAGAGTGAAGATACTCCATACCTTAGATGATGTTTGGGAGATGCGATCGCTAGATCTCGATGTAGCTGCGAAAATCGACAGAGCGCCTGCAGGCCGCGTCTCTATCCCGCCGTTATTGAATGGGACGATCCCAGACAAAACTAACGCTGACTGCATCCCAGTTTTGTTCGGTTTTGATCACTTCTGCGGTAGCGGTGACGCCAGGGTCGACCGTGCCGGGAGTAAAGGCAACGGTGCGGGTATCGACCACCTCGTTATTGAAGGTGAATTCAAACCGAGCGCGAGCGGATAGCACGGATAGCGTGCTGGTATTGATGGCTTGCACCACCAGCTTGCTGCCGCCCGCTACGGCCTCTTCGCGAATCTCTCCCACAATGACCAATTCCGGCTGAGGGGCAGGACTGGCTGCGACAGGGGCGGGTGTTGCAATCGGTTCGGGGGCTGTAGGGGGAGCAACAGGGTCTGGGCCGGGATTCGCTGCCACGGGATTCGCAGACTCATTTGGATTGGTTGGAGGGGCAGTACTGGGTGCGGGATTAGCAGCAGTGGCTGGGGCGGTCGGTGGAGTCGAATTCCCCGTATAGAAGGCCACGGCTTTGGCCACTTCGTCTTGGAAGGTGAGGTAAATCTCGCGGGATTGATTGGCGACTCGGGCGAGGGCGAGGCGATCGCCTGCGGTCGTAGGAATTTCGACGAGCTGATTGTCGAGGGTGAGCAGGAGGGTTTCTACTTGCTGGTTGATCAGGCGATCGAGATAGGGAAAGAGCGGTAAGGTACAGTCGCTATCCAGACTGCCGATGGAGAGGGTGCTGCCGTCGCTGAGGGCGAGTGCTGCGAGACCGCAGGTTTGAGCGCCGCTGATTTCGAGGGGGACTTGCAGGCGACTGCGGGTACTGTTGGTGACAGTGACGGTATAGGTGTCTTGAGTGTGGTTCCAGCCTCGGACAATATCGACTGCAGAGCTGGTGGTTTCTTCGGTGAAATATTCGCCCGCGCGGCTGCTGAGAGCGGGGACGAACGCGAGGATGCCAGCGCATAAAGCGAGGGGAATGACGCGGGTGGCGAATCCCTCGTTCGATCGCCGTTCGATATTCTCCATGGCAGCATCCCCAGACTGACGGAACTGTTTCTAGCGTCTGGGTGAAAAGTCATCGAGTCCCAGACATTTAGTGTTTGACTTATGTTTTATCTTAGTCGGTGCGCTAGTCCCTGCGGCGATCGCGTCAAAGCGATTGCGCTCCACCGCCGCCCCTCGTCCAAGCTTGCCACTCCCCCAGGTCTCGACATGGCTCGTTCCGGCTACACACTGCCTGTATTTGCGGTTGCTGCTGCCAAAGCAGCGCTGAGCCATCTTTTAGCGTCTCCCCATCGGCCAGATGCCTCAGTTGAAGTCAATCTAATGCCCGAAGTGGTGGAGATTCCGATCGAGCAGGTGGCCGAGCTGGGGGAGGGCGCTGCACTGGCGATCGCCCGCAGCGATCCGGGAGACAACTTAGACCTGACGCGCAATACCCCCATCTGGGCCTACGTTCAGCTCGTAGATCGCCAACAGGATGCCCTGCAGCTCGAAGCCGGTGAAGGACTGGGAAGAACCGCTGCGGGAAAACCGGCAATTTATCGGTACGCGCGAGAATTGTTTCGGGCAAATGTGGAGCCGTCAGTACCTGAGGGAGTCACGGCGAGGGTGAGGATTGTCTTGCCCCAAGGACGCCAGTTGGCACAGCGGACCTCGAATGAGGCGTTTGGGGTGCTGGAAGGGTTAGCGCTATTGGGCACCAGCGGCATTTCGCAGCCCTTAGCAGCCAGCGAGAGTTTGGAGGGGTTTCGCGATCGCCTGCGGCAGGCAGCGCAGCAGCACGACCATTTGGTGTTTTGTTTGGGGAGTAACGGGCAGCGGGTGGCGACGCGGCTGGGCATTGAGGGCGATCGCATTGTCCAGACCGCCAATTGGATTGGAGCAATGCTGGTGGAAGCAGCGCTGTTGCAGGTGGAATCGGTGCTGTTGATTGGCTATCACGGCAAGTTGCTCAAATTGGCGGGCGGGATTTTTCACACCTCCAGTCATGTGGCCGACGCCAAGCTGGAGATACTGGCGGCGGCGGCGGTGCGGGTGGGGGTACCGATGGGGGAGATCGAGCAGATTTTGGCAGCGGCGACGGCGGAGGAAGCGCGATCGCATCTCGTGCGGGCGGGATGGTCCGAAACTGTGTTTGGCTCGCTAGCAGAACGCATTACTCAAAACGCACAAGCCTATGCCCGCAAATATGCCGATCGTACGCCCGCGATCGGTACCATCCTGTTCGATCGCCAAGGGCAGATCGTCAGTCGCGATCGGGCTGCAGACGAGGAGTTAAACTGCTGGCGGAAGAGTTAGAGGCTGTCACCCGTTCGCTGAATTTTGTGGAAGTGCAGTACGCTCTCGAAGGCGAATGCGGGGATGGATAGCAGACCAGCCGAAACGAAGCGGAGTCTCGCAACTGATACAATCGGTCCATAGCCAAACGGCGGCAGCGTACCCGCAAGGGAATGGGAAGAGACCCCAAAAATAGTCTGCTACTCTTTCACCTCATGGGAGAGATGGATGCAAGGAACAGCTAAGGATGTGGCTAGGCGGTTGATTGACCGATTGCCAGAGCAGGCAACGTTGGACGACATTATGTACGAGTTATATATCCGGCAGAAGATCGAGGCCGGACTAGAGGCTGCTGAGGAAGGTCGTACACTGTCTCACGAGCAGGTGAAGCAACGGTTATTGAATCGTGAGAATTGACTGGTCGGCAGTTGCGGTTGAGGACCTGCTCGATATTCGCGATTATCTTGCTCGGGATTCGCCGCTATATGCCCAGCAGTTTGTGGAGCAGGTGATGGTGGCAGTGGAGGGGTTGGTCGATTTACCTCTGATGGGTCGGCAAGTGCCAGAAGCGGATGATATAGAGGTGCGCGAGCTGATTTTTCAGGGATATCGCATGATGTATCTAGTTGAGCGATCGGCTGAAAGAGTTGCGATCGTTACGGTTGTTCACGGCAGCCGCGATCTCGAGCATCAGAGTGATGTGTCTTGAAGATTGATTGAATTAACCTCAAACCGATAGCAACTGCATTGCATTGGCAACCCAGGCCACAATCACCCTATTGGATCGATGCAAAGCCAGACTGCGGAAGCTCATCGCCAGCACAGTGGTAGATGTTCAACTCGATCGGGTCCCCGATATAGAAAGACTCGGGAACGTGAAGGTGATTCTGGCGATCGCCATGGCAATCTCTAACTTCTACATCTGTTCTGCCACCAGCGAGTCCACCTACCAGCATCAACTCTTTTCCCACACTCGCGAGTTGGACGAACAAAGTCGATGGAAAAGTCTCGAATAGCCGCCAGGTTAAACCATCATCAAGTAAACTTGCGCCAAAAAACTTTCTCCAAGGTAAAATTTAGCCTAAAATAAAATACATACGCTCTTCATGCAAATATAAAAGTGCAATCAAAATCAGGTGAATGGGCTAGCTCCCGATAAGCGATGTCGTGAAAAAACGCTATCGCCGAACGCCCTAAAACTGACTGGCCAGATTGCTTCGATCCACCCCTTCCAGGAATACCTACGGATTTCAATCCACAGCAATTAAGGGAGTTCGCGAATCTTTTTTCTGAATGTACAAATGTAGTCCAGTTTTACCTCTCCTCCTTCTTGAAAATGAAACTACATCTTCCCGTCGCTCTTGCAGTCCTCGCTATATTTGGGGTGACATTCGCGATCGCACCCATTCATACAACGCTGACTAGATGGCATCTTTTATCGAAGCTTGAGGGTATCGACCTTAGCGATCGCTACCTCAGTTATTTAGATCTCAGAGGAGGAGATTTCCGTGGGAATAACTTGCAAGACGCCGATCTATTCGGAGCAAACCTCAAAGGGGCTAATTTATCTGGCGCTAACCTTACTGGCGCCATGCTTGAATTCGCAGTGCTAAACGAAGCCGATCTCATTGGTGCAGACATACAGTCCGGCCAACTCGCTTCTGCCATCCTTATCTCGGTCAACCTCAGTGGAGCGAGGCTTAATGGTGCCACTCTCTCCAACGCAAAGCTCAACGCTGCCAATCTTACTGCTGCCGATCTCACTGATGCCAATCTCCGAAATGCCAATCTCAGTCATGCCAATCTCAGTCATGCCAATCTCAGCAATGTTGATTTCACCAGTGCTAATTTCACTGATGCCGATTTGAGGCTTGCTATACTTTCGAATGCCAATTTGAATGATGTAAACCTTAGTGGAGCCAGACTTGAGGGTGTCAATCTTGAAAATATTCAGTACAACGCTAATACGGATTGGCCAGAAGGTTTCGATCCACCTCCTTCCAGAGATAGCTACGACTTCAATCTACAGTAATTAAGGTAGTTTGCAAATAGTTTTCTGAATGTAAAAATGTAGTTCAAGTTTCCATTTCATCCTTTTCTAACATGAAACTATATCTTCCCATTACTCTTGCAGTCATCGCTATATTTGGGGTGACATTCTCGATCCCACACATTCATACAACGCTGACTAGATGGCATCGTTTATCGAAGCTTGAGGGGACCGACCTTAGCGATCGCTACCTCAGTTATTTAGATCTCAGAGGAGGAGATTTCCGTGGGAATAACTTGCAAGGCGTCGATCTATTCGGAGCAAACCTCAAA is from Synechococcus sp. PCC 7336 and encodes:
- a CDS encoding YbjQ family protein; translation: MDALVGLIAFAILMLLGLLAGGAIERKHYDNIRQRERQTRHIPMVTFGAKQALSANTEGKLFVGSVVISADYFKIVVAGLRNLVGGRVMVYETVLDRARREAILRLKEQAVDWGASQIANVRLETANVGSSNNQGIVAIEVAAYGTGIRQEPASLPR
- the cbiD gene encoding cobalt-precorrin-5B (C(1))-methyltransferase CbiD; the encoded protein is MARSGYTLPVFAVAAAKAALSHLLASPHRPDASVEVNLMPEVVEIPIEQVAELGEGAALAIARSDPGDNLDLTRNTPIWAYVQLVDRQQDALQLEAGEGLGRTAAGKPAIYRYARELFRANVEPSVPEGVTARVRIVLPQGRQLAQRTSNEAFGVLEGLALLGTSGISQPLAASESLEGFRDRLRQAAQQHDHLVFCLGSNGQRVATRLGIEGDRIVQTANWIGAMLVEAALLQVESVLLIGYHGKLLKLAGGIFHTSSHVADAKLEILAAAAVRVGVPMGEIEQILAAATAEEARSHLVRAGWSETVFGSLAERITQNAQAYARKYADRTPAIGTILFDRQGQIVSRDRAADEELNCWRKS
- a CDS encoding type II toxin-antitoxin system RelE/ParE family toxin; the encoded protein is MRIDWSAVAVEDLLDIRDYLARDSPLYAQQFVEQVMVAVEGLVDLPLMGRQVPEADDIEVRELIFQGYRMMYLVERSAERVAIVTVVHGSRDLEHQSDVS
- a CDS encoding pentapeptide repeat-containing protein, with translation MTFAIAPIHTTLTRWHLLSKLEGIDLSDRYLSYLDLRGGDFRGNNLQDADLFGANLKGANLSGANLTGAMLEFAVLNEADLIGADIQSGQLASAILISVNLSGARLNGATLSNAKLNAANLTAADLTDANLRNANLSHANLSHANLSNVDFTSANFTDADLRLAILSNANLNDVNLSGARLEGVNLENIQYNANTDWPEGFDPPPSRDSYDFNLQ
- a CDS encoding PEP-CTERM sorting domain-containing protein, whose amino-acid sequence is MSIKTARAAQLTFDFRVQQPDQTSVTFADTSGTLDVVATAFLGPLGSPSLALVNPTPNGLGIDNGDAPNSGVGDSVIDGPDSDNAGEFLVLDFEQAVRLTSATFFTGSNPLGTGAQNDNFTLFVDGVLSVDQFLLAPANTPTVTFGLSGQQFIFTATGANDNFQLSELVVVPIPEPITLLGTAIAGGLGWAYRRKHSNSKAV
- a CDS encoding M48 family metallopeptidase; amino-acid sequence: MNSNYVPKDIAEEVNVTPINPLGNFAYLLGVVVSVTLALYLGLGWVAEQLVGRISPEMEVEIGRRVIPVQALERADRDEPRLDYVEDLLNSLRDRDSAQRAPLTVRVLDESIPNAGLFPGGHVVVTEGLLDSVQSENALAFVLAHELGHFEERDALRGLGRSLVFVMLASALGIGGSTANSSAQVVSVTSQLAALRHSRRQEFTADEFALAAVVDRYGHGDRSLDFFEHLLEQGHDKRVADYFSTHPLTRDRIERLYRLAEERGWSMSGEVEPLPY
- a CDS encoding YbjQ family protein; its protein translation is MILTTLEGVPGKRIAEHYGLVQGNTIRAKNVGKDILAGFKNLVGGELRAYTELLQESRQEATDRMVAQAQQLGANAVVNIRFATSSIAAGAAELYAYGTAVRVE